One Scophthalmus maximus strain ysfricsl-2021 chromosome 1, ASM2237912v1, whole genome shotgun sequence genomic region harbors:
- the LOC118302857 gene encoding uncharacterized protein LOC118302857, with translation MADEAAVVEEGGASAAQSPLVAVSFQRNVHRNKKYLEAEPKALGVTQIGLSAFQIICVGVLLAKGLGQIHTDVSFFISSLLVVIAGAVAVAAQNLHLPTLRACLGMQIVACGASLFNMICILVKMDHMPSFCWAYYYDNITLHYGDICSNIESIHSHFYAEGVLIEAALLAISVTLAVYCCKVVNCCTPAPKMTVITVQAPAVQQ, from the exons Atggcag ATGAAGCAGCGGTGGTGGAGGAAGGCGGCGCCAGCGCAGCCCAGAGCCCGCTGGTCGCGGTCAGCTTCCAGAGAAACGTCCACAGGAACAAGAAGTACCTGGAGGCTGAACCCAAGGCTCTgggg GTCACTCAGATTGGCCTGAGTGCGTTTCAGATCATCTGCGTGGGCGTGTTGCTGGCCAAGGGCCTGGGTCAGATTCACACCGACGTATCcttctttatttcctccctACTG GTGGTAATCGCCGGGGCTGTTGCTGTAGCAGCACAGAATCTCCATCTGCCAACG cTGAGAGCCTGTCTGGGGATGCAGATAGTGGCTTGTGGTGCCTCCCTCTTCAACATGATCTGTATTCTGGTTAAAATGGATCACATGCCTTCTTTCTGCTGGGCCTACTACTATGACAACATCACACTTCACTATGGTGATATCTGCAGTAATATTGAG AGCATCCACTCCCACTTTTATGCTGAGGGCGTGCTCATCGAGGCGGCTCTGCTGGCCATCTCCGTCACTCTGGCCGTCTACTGCTGCAAGGTGGTGAACTGCTGCACACCAGCGCCCAAAATG ACGGTGATCACTGTGCAAGCCCCCGCCGTCCAACAGTGA